A single genomic interval of Equus quagga isolate Etosha38 chromosome 19, UCLA_HA_Equagga_1.0, whole genome shotgun sequence harbors:
- the CSNK1E gene encoding casein kinase I isoform X3, with the protein MELRVGNKYRLGRKIGSGSFGDIYLGANIASGEEVAIKLECVKTKHPQLHIESKFYKMMQGGVGIPSIKWCGAEGDYNVMVMELLGPSLEDLFNFCSRKFSLKTVLLLADQMISRIEYIHSKNFIHRDVKPDNFLMGLGKKGNLVYIIDFGLAKKYRDARTHQHIPYRENKNLTGTARYASINTHLGIEQSRRDDLESLGYVLMYFNLGSLPWQGLKAATKRQKYERISEKKMSTPIEVLCKGYPSEFSTYLNFCRSLRFDDKPDYSYLRQLFRNLFHRQGFSYDYVFDWNMLKFGPSSSQARPRDREAIALPCPRPCPCAGPTYPPTYWCPAPLGTQGPPDRPVEEVEELPPPNYWPVVWTPGPQF; encoded by the exons ATGGAGCTACGTGTGGGGAACAAGTACCGGCTGGGACGGAAGATCGGGAGCGGGTCCTTTGGAGATATCTACCTGG GTGCCAACATCGCCTCTGGTGAAGAAGTCGCCATCAAGCTCGAGTGTGTGAAAACGAAGCACCCACAGCTGCACATCGAGAGCAAGTTCTACAAGATGATGCAGGGGGGAG TGGGAATCCCGTCCATCAAGTGGTGCGGGGCCGAGGGCGACTACAACGTGATGGTCATGGAGCTGCTGGGGCCCAGCCTCGAAGACCTCTTCAACTTCTGCTCCCGCAAGTTCAGCCTCAAGACGGTGCTGCTCCTGGCCGACCAGATG ATCAGCCGCATTGAGTACATCCACTCCAAGAACTTCATACACCGAGACGTCAAGCCCGACAACTTCCTCATGGGGCTGGGGAAGAAGGGCAACCTGGTGTACATCATTGACTTCGGCCTGGCCAAGAAGTACCGGGACGCCCGCACCCACCAGCACATCCCCTACCGGGAAAACAAGAACTTGACTGGCACTGCCCGCTACGCCTCCATCAACACCCACCTGGGCATCG AGCAAAGCCGTCGAGATGACCTGGAGAGCCTGGGCTACGTGCTCATGTATTTCAAcctgggctccctgccctggCAGGGCCTCAAAGCAGCCACCAAGCGCCAGAAGTACGAGCGGATCAGCGAGAAGAAGATGTCGACGCCCATCGAGGTCCTCTGCAAAGGCTACCCCT CTGAGTTCTCAACATACCTCAACTTCTGCCGCTCCCTGCGGTTCGACGACAAGCCCGACTACTCCTACCTGCGCCAGCTCTTCCGCAACCTCTTCCACCGGCAGGGCTTCTCCTACGACTACGTCTTCGACTGGAACATGCTCAAATTC GGGCCTTCCTCGAGCCAGGCTCGGCCCCGTGACCGCGAAGCTATTGCACTGCCCTGCCCCCGCCCCTGTCCCTGTGCTGGGCCCACGTACCCACCCACATACTG GTGCCCGGCGCCCCTGGGCACCCAGGGCCCTCCAGATAGGCccgtggaggaggtggaggagctgCCCCCCCCAAACTACTGGCCTGTGGTCTGGACTCCAGGGCCCCAGTTCTGA